From Rhododendron vialii isolate Sample 1 chromosome 7a, ASM3025357v1:
AGAGCCGTGGTTGTCCGAGGCAAGAAATCATCCTGGTTCATTGTAACAATGCGCATTAGAAAGATATATAGAATGGCACCATGAGTTCACTGAAAGCACAAGATTTGACAGTAGCTCAAgggacaaaaacaagaaaaataactcaGCAATATGACGGAACTGTTGTTTAGCTACTGTGTGGAAGTGACCATCCGTAGTCTTGACtctttacattttttaaaaggaaTAACTATTTGTGCAAGGAAAAGTTCATGTTTACTTCACACTTCATCTACATTCTCAATGAACAATaccacaaaaaatcaactaagTATGAGTTCTATAAACTCGCTTGCTACATAACTAAGTATGAGTTCCCAGTTCAAAATCTATCATTACACATTTTGCAGTTTGTTAGTGTATTTTCCTTATCTTCTCTTGCCCTTCGCCTCGTCTCACCTCGCTCCCATCGCTAGTGTTATTAGCTCCTTGGGAGAGAGCGAGTAACTGTCCCAAAAgcttctattaaaaaaaaatacggaaTGTGATGAATACTTATACGCCCATCTAACTTATAAGATGTTACTAGGGATGCATGTTAGTAGGGATACCATATATGAGAGCTAATCACAGTACTAAATGGGAAGACATTACCTGAAGCACGACAGAATTGATGATATCTGCATATCTCACAGCCAAATTTAGCGATACACACCTAGCAGGAGCAATGGCAAAGCACCTAATTCTATTCCTCTCAATATTTCCCAAATGTCCCCTATTCTGGATGACCAACATTGCTAACAGTGCTACTGCCCCTGCACCCAGAGAATGCCCAGCAAAAGTCAAAGTGTAGCTCGGATGTCTCTCAATTAATTCCCTCAAAATCTCAGACTCTGCATCAAATACCCATTGTGCTGCCCTCAATAGCCCGTTATGAACATAACCTCCATCGAATTTTGTTTGCCCCAATTTGTTATCAAGTAAGACCAAATAATCACTTTCCTTTGCCAAATTTAGCCCTCTGATTAGTAAGACTATATCAGCATTATCTTGATCAAGGTATATCAAGTATGGAGAAACCCTTCCCTCGGTTTCTTCGTAGCTTCTTCGTAAAACTACCCAATCGGGATTCATACCATATCCACCAGGTGGGGCCCAAATTGGGTTACGAAGATCTTCTTCATAGACTGCGAGAATATACCGGCACATGCGAGGTACAGGCTCAAATTCAGCAGCAGTGGCAATGCCCCAATTCTTACTTTCATTTCCTGCTGCGTAAAGGAGTTTCTTCCACGCCCAACGGCCACAAGCCAAACAGTACACACATTCAAGAAGGGGAAGGCCACAGCAAGATGACATCGATACTTATGATGCAAACATATTAACAATGTGTTtcttgaactatctgttcgcaACTAAATAGAAGGAATAAGTAATGGGTATATAAAGTGGCTAATAAATTTCAACTGGGTAATACCTATGTTTAGGAAATAAAATCAGAGAAGGCAATGGCCAATATGTTGCCaaaatttggaggaaaaacaAGCGGGCACCAGAAAATATGTTCACGAATTCCAAAGGGCAGATTAGCATATACTGATTAAGGTACTAAATGATGGATCCTCAATCACTTATGCTAATCTTCATTTAGAAACTACGACATGAGTATTTCGAGTAGATAAGAATCACAAACTTGGACGGAAAGAGTGATTACCAATCGAAAAAATCACCAAGACAAGTAGTATATCAAACAATCAAAGGTTTTCAACAAGGATTTAGGTAGATACCCATGAATACTATTTAGAGCCAAGAACAATCAAGGTTTTCAACAACGATACAGATTGAGATACTATTAAGAGCAAAGAAGGTAATAGTTTTGGCCAGACTTAGATCAGACAGCGAACGTAACAGAACTCAGTATGAATATGACTGGGCATTAAAGGGTACAAGGAAATGGAGATTACCTTCAATCACCATCAATCAGAAAGGGAAGTTCAAAAAGCATGAAACCTGTGCAATTAAAGAAATACCCACGTTTTGGGCCCAAGATTTGGTGTTCCCATTCCTTTCATGGGGCTTGTGGCAATAGAATACAGGTTTGAATTTGATCATCACCAAGAAGTCTACACAGTTCTGACTTCATTACGTGCTTGAGCATAAAGCAAATAAAGTAGCAGAACAAATTGCAAAACAAATGTGTGTATTATGTATGTTATATAGGTATGTAAGTAACCCACAAGCCACAAAGACAGGAGGAGGCTATACCGGCAAGTCAAACCCATTTCCCGTGGTCACCTATTCCAATTTCCAAGAAGAATAATTCAACGGGttgaagaatgaagaaaaacaAGCAGTGCCCAATACCATAGATGCCAAAAGCTGCTTCGTATATGCTTTGGGGGCGGATGGTATGGGTATATATGAATCATGACCCGTTTAGTAGAGCGTATGGGCCAACAAGCCTCGTGTCTCTGATTTACGGCAATGGCCCTATGGGCCTAATATTTTCtgggtgaaaaaaaaaacatattagaCTCCATTCATGttaacctttttcttttcttttttttgtcttttttaaatttttattagattcaaatattttttaaaaattaatcatctgtctcaacgaaagaaatctaaaaagtacaaactATGACCAAAAGCAGAAAAAAGTTCCCTAAAGACgaaaattttatcaaacagctattttttttcttctaaagtacaattttatttgaattttttcaatatcggtccatatttttatatttttctgattagaCAACCAATTAACTCTAAAAATTataacgaaaaactaaacaaaatgtttaaaaaataaaaaaataaaaaaaaagtttcagacTTACGGGCTTACAAGAACGCAGAAGGTCTGTGTTCAAATAAATTATCTACGACAAAATTAGTAGTAAACTCAATTCTAAAAACTAGAAATATATTTTGAAGTAAATTTAAGATTGTTTTTAAATATTGGTTAATTTACTCATCAACTCGGCTTAAGGTCACGTGCCCCTGTCTCATATAAATACCTCACGATACCAcaaaaccctagtttccttcgaACGGCCACTCTCTCTCGGTGAGCGACAGGTTCacctcaaaaccctagtttCTTCTCCTCTCCTTGTTATTCATTATCACGATTCcagtttttcctttcttgcaGATTACTCCGAGGATTTTCCAGGAAAATCGTCTCCGGAGCTGATTGGTAAGTCAGAAACTTGTCACTTTTAAGGCATTTCGATCATTTTCTGAATTATTATGCAAAGAAATATTGAATGTAACGAAGTGCACTGAATCTTACGGCTTATATTCAGCTAGTAGTTATCCCAATCGAACGAAACGAAGCAAATTGACGCTATGTTCCTTCAGAAGTTATCGATTTGATTGCTTTGTTTAATGTGTTCCTGGTTTTTAATCTGAATTCGTTTGCCAAAGAAACAAGGCAGTGAATATTAGGGCTATTATTCAAGTTTTGAAGCCAAGTGTAACTATAGTAATGATTTCACTGTGTCGGACAAACAGAGTCGAGAGTTGGGACGAGACGTTTATTTGGGACGAGTTGAAGCTATTAGCATAGTTACGAGCTCATAACCTTGTCGGTGTCATATTTGTTCCGTCAGTTAGTTTTTTAGAACTCAATGGATCTACCCTCAAATATCGAATGAAGAGATTCGATGAGATGAATGATGTTTAAGTGGTTGCTTTGTGTGATGGATTATGTGCCCAATAAGAGAGGACATTGAGAAGGTTGTAGTTCGTGAAAAGTTTGAAGGATTTAGAAATGTTGCGGAACTTAATGAATAGTGATGCTAGATGTTCACAACTGTAGAACAAGCCAAGCTTACTATAGTTGAGTTCTTCTGTGCTGAAATTCGCTGTGTTCAATTAACAAGTTGGAGAGTTGGTCTGGAGCTCGCTATTAACTCACTTAACTGAACTTTAACAAACATTTACTTAGTCAAGCCTTGTCCTGTACTTGAATGGCTCGTGCCTTTGATGTTTTGTCGCTGATCCAGTGTGGATTATACCTAAGAAGTAACTTGAAATGGGGCCTTCATAATTCTCCAGGCAAAATGTGGCCAttaaaattcaactcaaaaaacaaatgaaggaACACTGTAGTCTAAACTGGTACTCATTATGTTGTCATTTGTCAAACTTTATGTGGGATGAACTTCTGTTAACTACAACAAGATGGCTGAATTTTATTGTTGGAGAATACTCCTAGGTTGTAACTTGATTGCTGTGTTGCAGGTGATGGCACCAAAGCAACCGAACACTGGCCTCTTTGTGGGTCTAAACAAAGGACATGTTGTGACGAAGAAGGAATTGGCTCCCCGACCTTCTGATAGGAAGGGGGTAAGTTAATCTATTGCATGTGCTCTTGTAGTATTGTATGCACGTCGACATCAATTTGCGTTATTTTTAACCTGTATGTGGTATCGTCCGTATATCATCCCATTGTTGAGTCTGTTGTATGAAATAGTTGTAGATTCAAATTtgtattttctcattttgtacAGAAAACGAGTAAAAGAGTCCATTTTGTGAGAAGTCTCATCCGGGAAGTTGCTGGTTTTGCTCCCTATGAAAAGAGAATCACTGAACTGCTCAAAGTTGGGAAAGACAAGCGTGCACTGAAAGTGGCTAAGAGAAAGTTGGGCACTCATAAGAGGGCCAAGAAGAAGCGTGAGGAAATGTCCAATGTTCTCCGCAAAATGAGGTAATTGATGCGACATTTACTGTGCCTGTTTTATACATAATTAATGCAAAAGTGAATATGAGTGTTTGACAATTCAATATGTTAACTCAGAAGCTTACCCATTTTCATGCCACTCAGAATATGTTTGTTTGGTGATTTTGCCCATGctttttttaaaacctttttttagttttcctaCTGCACCAGCTTAACAAGTTCTTACTGTTTGTTTTTGGGCCTTACTTTGTCCAGATCTGCTGGAGGTGGTGAGAAGAAGAAGTGAGCTCTTGGAAGTGCATCTCTTCTTTCAGAGTTTTATTGCTAGCAAACAAATTATTCCATTTAGATTTTGTTCAAGTTTGTCTTGTTAAACCAGAGCTTCAAATTTTGCAATTTCACTGAGACTGTGAGCTTGTTATTTTGGTTGTTGTATGGTACGGAACCTTTGATCTCAGAATATGTTTATTTCACATCATGTTCAGTTGATGAGATTGTTCAGTTAAATGATCTACTATTCTGCATAATTTTCATGTGCAAGAGTTCCTTGCGAATTAGATAGATGAAATGGTGTGCTTTGCCTATTTTGATGCACATCCAAATTGGGAAAAGAAGTTCAGCTATCATGATGATTCACATCATCTCCTGAATCTGATTCTGCGAAAATGCAAGGTTTCTGGGCAGCAAGTCTTTTTTACGGTACAGTTTTGGCTCGAGATTTGTTTGTTGGCATTGTTGGATACAGGCAAGCTGCTAATAATGTTTTGCTGCCAACTTGAGACAATAATGGAGATAATGTCTTGATATAAGATGGTCGAAGCATAGATGACAAATTTTGATGGATTATGCTGGGATGATAGCAACCGGCGGAAATGTAATTGAAAAAAGGGAACCAAGATGTTTGCTTAAACATTGTACCCTGCAAAAGAATGAAGATAAGGTGAAACCTGCACATCAAATAGTACAAATTACGTTGTCAAACAATGAGGACGTATAATTTTGGGAACAATAACATGGTAAAGTACTTAAGTACTTGTGTTTTGGGTCCAAACCAGTGATGTGCTGTGAAAATGGTTGACCGAGTTTGATTACAATGTGTGATTTAAATTTACTGCCAACTACGATAGGAGGATTCCGTCCCCTTAGGACTACCGTAGCTTCGGTTGTGCAATctcttggcattttttttttttttgactagcGAATGCGCCGAATTGTGCTAATCTCGTGCAAGTTAAGTTGTGGGTAGTGGTTGCAAGCGGAACATAGGCACTTTAGTGCATAGTAAACATGGTTCGATTAGGACATGGTATGATgattaaaatttataatttgcAACAAGTTCAAAGGGTCATATGCCATGCagagatgggtttttttttgttttttgttcaaaaGGTAGAAGAATTGTTATAACGGGACATTACATTTATGTTATGTGAAATTCCCAGCAACTAAATAAAGTCCAATACATATTTGTACGAGAATAATTAAACTAACAACGAAATACTTCTATACATGAGAACTAATAATCAATTTTTGCCTTTGGAAAGTTTTGACTCCTTGATCTCTCAGTAGAAAGTGTATCAGGATTGCCAAATAATCTAGCCCTACTTGTTACTCCTGTATTGGAAGTTGTAGGATCTGAACCGGGATAAGTACGATTAATTGTAGTAAATTGGGgcattgatcaaattttaagGTGTTTTATGCAATTGTCGGAATATATGTCCAATTGCCACGCGACCAGAACCAGATGCAGCGCAAAATCTTGAGTAAAATCGCaaaggtactctctctctctctctctctctctctctctctctctctgtttcttgaTTTCATGGCAATTAGATGCTTAAACATCGTATGTTTGTGGGTCTACTGAGTAAACCCTCCTCCTGGAGTATTGGGTTGTCTGATCCACACACCAGGAAATGAATCAATTTAACGCAGATGCAGTGTTGGAGAAGAAATTGTCAAATTCCCAAACCTAGCTCTCTGAAATTCTCACATTGATCAGAATACTCGAGCTTTAATTTTGTCTCAAGTTGGGTTTCCCCCAATTCattagtttgatttgatttcactttttgtttttcttgaatattCTTGAATGAGGTATTTGGAAATGACATCTGTTTTTGTGCCTCAATTAGGAAATTCTTGTAGCTGTTTGGTATCATTTTTCCTGTCTTGGGTTTATATTGTCAATTCTTGACCTTCCTCTGCTTAGGAGTGGACTGTCAAAACAGGCTTGATCAAGCTCTGGTAAGATTGTTGGTGTTGTGCATTTAGTCTTTATAGGGTTCAAATTCTGTGGGATGTAAGTATCACATTATGGTTATTTGGGTATTTTTACTATCGAGGTTTAGTACATGTAGGCTAGCTGACTTGCATCATAAAAGGTCTACATAGATCTGTGCAACTTGTGTGTTTAATGTGATTGTGAAGCAATAGCAACATTTGTGTAGATTTGATTAAACTTGCAGCTCTGGAAAAAATGTAATCACGCTACTTCAACTTGTAGGTACCTACCTCAATTAGCAGCCATAATATGGATCATACAGAAAGCGGAGCTGAGGGTTCCGGTAATATGGAACTAGCTCAATTCCCTCTTATATGTGGACTACCTGACGACATTGCTCTTTTGTGCTTGGCAAGAGTTCCTCGAAAGTACCATGCACTCCTCCGATGTGTGTCAAAGAGGTGGAGAGAGTTGCTATCGAGTGAAGAGTGGCTTTCCTACCGTCGAAAGCATAATCTGTATGAGACGTGGATATATGCTTTGTGTAGAGATAAGTTTGACCAGCTTTGCTGTTATGTACTAGATCCCAATGCGCCCAAGAGGTGCTGGAAGCGCATTCAAGACCTTCCACCTTCTAGCTTGAAGAGAAAAGGCATGGGCTTTGAAGTGTTGAGCaagaaaatttacctgttgGGTGGCTGTGGTTGGGTTCAAGATGCTACTGATGAAGTCTACTGCTATGATGCTGCCATAAATGCTTGGAATAAAGCATCTCCCTTGTCCACTGCAAGGTAATGATATAGCTGACACTTGATAGACATTTTTGTGATGAGATGCAAGTAACTAAGGTGATATGGACTTCTTTAGTATGCGTTGATTGACTAATTCTCTTGCCTAAGAGCACCTGCTTCTTGTTACATGTATGCTGTAGGACTCCCCCTCCAATCTTGTTAACGATATCATTGCTTATCCACAACACAGCACACTATTTATCTTGATGATGAATACAGTATAAACAAAGCTATGAACTAGTCAAAACGAGCAAATTACAAGGAGACTGCATCCGTAGTCATTGAGAAAAGAATTCAAGTGAAACCTAGCAACTAGTTTTCAAATCATCAGGTG
This genomic window contains:
- the LOC131333232 gene encoding uncharacterized protein LOC131333232 translates to MSSCCGLPLLECVYCLACGRWAWKKLLYAAGNESKNWGIATAAEFEPVPRMCRYILAVYEEDLRNPIWAPPGGYGMNPDWVVLRRSYEETEGRVSPYLIYLDQDNADIVLLIRGLNLAKESDYLVLLDNKLGQTKFDGGYVHNGLLRAAQWVFDAESEILRELIERHPSYTLTFAGHSLGAGAVALLAMLVIQNRGHLGNIERNRIRCFAIAPARCVSLNLAVRYADIINSVVLQDDFLPRTTTALENLVNFLFCLPCLLCILCLKDTCILDEKRLQDPRRLYAPGRLYHIIVRKPFRFGTIPPKVRTAVPVDGRFEHLVLSCNLTSDHSIIWIERESQRALDLMMETERIMEIPAQQRMERQVSLAREHSEEYKAALQRTVALDVQEAHSPSSYGTFDEINEEGDNCSSSRTEFSFVSSKRRKESWDDLAGRLFDIDESGQMVLKK
- the LOC131333239 gene encoding large ribosomal subunit protein eL36y-like isoform X1: MAPKQPNTGLFVGLNKGHVVTKKELAPRPSDRKGKTSKRVHFVRSLIREVAGFAPYEKRITELLKVGKDKRALKVAKRKLGTHKRAKKKREEMSNVLRKMRSAGGGEKKK
- the LOC131333239 gene encoding large ribosomal subunit protein eL36z-like isoform X2, whose protein sequence is MAPKQPNTGLFVGLNKGHVVTKKELAPRPSDRKGKTSKRVHFVRSLIREVAGFAPYEKRITELLKVGKDKRALKVAKRKLGTHKRAKKKREEMSNVLRKMR